ACGATGCACGAATCTTAATGTCCGTCACGCTTCTTGAGAAGAAACCACGGGCCAGATTATGTCAACACATCTGACTTTGTCGAGAACACCGTCATCTTACGATCTCAAATTCTCGCCTATATTTCTTGCTAATTGAACACGTCTTGCATACGCTCGGTGGACTTTCTTATTCACAGAAGAAATCTGGCATGACAAGTAATCTAATACATGTAGCTGGAAGCAGATGTTATTAATCATGCATCCACTTGAATCGAACCGCTTACCAAAAGAACGAAGTATACGTCTGAAGTATAATATACCTTCGTTCCCTTAACGtggtttccttcttcttcttcgtgggATGGAGGAGTTGACCCACAACGAAGTATTAAGCACGAAGTCGTCTCCCTCTGCCAAAAGCTGACCGAGGGATCATCTCAGCTTGGGGACGAGAGGGATGGCTCCTTGGTTCTTTCTTCTGTTGGAGATAGCAGTACTCGTCACAGTTCATGGCCAGGACAGTCGAGGTGATCCATCTCTTTGTCTAAAGCTAATCATAAAGATGTTTACGTTGTCATTTTGAATCCTTAGTTTATGGTTTCCTCGATAGTGTTATGGTTATGATGCTATGCAGGCTGTGATCATATAATTGCTAGCAAGTAGATGATAAGCTCATGTCGCATCTCTCTGCTTAAGCTTTTCGCCTGAATCATCGTCTCGTCTTTTGGCAGACTTCATAAGCATCGACTGTGGCATAACCAGCAATACTAATTACACCCACGGTAAGACCGACATACTCTACGTATCCGATGACCAGTTCACGGACACGGGGATCAATCACCAAGTCGCCTCAAACTACGTGTCTTCCTCGCTCGACGAACTACTGTTGACGGTGCGAAGCTTTCCCAACGCTTCCCGAAGTTGCTACGTCTTGAAGCCGGTGATTCAGTACCGGAAGTACATCGTGAGGGCGACCTTCATGTACGGGAACTACGACGGCCTGAACCGTGCGAACGCCGTCAAGCCGCTGCTGTTCGATCTGTACATGGATGTCAACTTTTGGCAGACGGTCAACGTCAGTGATCCGACAAGCATTTACGAGGTGGAGGCCGTGGCCGTTGCTTTGGCGGATTCTGTGTCGGTGTGCTTGGTGGATACGGGCTCGGGAACTCCCTTCATATCTGCACTGGAGCTGAGGCCGCTTGTGGATGTCATGTATCCTTCTGCAAACACCTCGCAGAGTCTGGTTCTTAACTATCGCCTTAACATCGGACCTTCGACAAATAGCTCAGCGTTGAGGTAAGGAATCTTACAGAATCTTCATGGTTGACTTCTTTTGACGTTATTTTCGGTTTCTTTTCGCGCTTTGGTTGATGAGCAGATATCCCGATGACCCCTACGATCGCATATGGCGGCCGTGGACGAGTCCAGACGCGTGGATGGAGATATCAACCACCGAAACGATCAGCAACAGCGAGAAGGATCTGTTCCAGCCGCCGACGGCCGTCATGCAGACCGCGGCCACACCCTCGGGGAACAGCTCGAAGATGGAGTTCTACTGGACCTTCGCGGATGCGCAGGTCCCAAACAACGAGTTCTACGTCAACTTGTTCTTCACCGAGTTCGAGCGCAACACCTCGAGACTGTTCAACGTGTATCTCAACGACGTACTGCTGAAAAATTACACCCCGCCCTATGGGTCGGTGGGCTATTTGTACAGCACCCGCCCCCTGGATCAGGCGTCCGAGTACCACTGGGCCCTCAACTCCACGGGCCTGTCCACCCTGCCCCCCATCCTTAACGCCATCGAGGTTTTCACGGCGATGCATCTCACGCGGGCGGCCACCGCCTCCGGTGACGGTACGTTCTTCCCTTCTTGGATGAGAAATTGCGTTGCATGCACGTATCTCGTAAGTGTTCCCTGTGGCGCATTGCACGAAAGGTGTTTGGTGTTTTTCCAATGACTCGTATTGCCGGACATGTTTGGTCCGAAGTTGTCCTCTGCTTTTCGCCTGATCTTTCTCAgaacttgttgatatcttgcagAACATGCTTTCAGCACTTTCAATTTCCTTTTTTGGATCATTTTATCAAGCAAATGTCATGCCATTACACTGTAATGACTTGAAGTTTGGTATTTGATCATTTCGAAAACCAGCTGATGCCATTAATGCCATCAAGGAACAATATCAAGTGAAGAGAAGTTGGATGGGTGATCCATGTGCCCCAGAACAATTCCCTTGGGATGGCCTAAATTGTAGCTATGGAACCGATTCATCAAGGATCATAGCTATGTGAGTTTTCCATtagaaaacaaagaaaatataATGCTCCTGGAGATCATTTCTGACTGACAAAAATGTTCTGCAGAAACTTGTCTTCGAGTGCATTGACTGGAGTTATTTCCTCTTCTTTTGCTAAGCTCACAGAAATCAAGTACCTGTAAGTGCTAGTAGCTCTATTATTTTTCTCTTCGCACTCCATATGTCCCCTTTTTTTTAGTCTGAGGATTAGAATTTGAAGATGAATGCTACATCAATTTATTGAAGAGATGCAATTTGTTCTGTCATTGAGTTGCAATATTTTTTGTTCGGTTAAGAATTTGCCATACAATTATTTTTCATGTGTTCTATCGAAGAGATGTTCCAAAAAATAAGCTGGATAGATGACATATAGACCCTCAAATATTGTATTTAGTGTTTCGTTAAACTTTCACATAACTATAGAGCCTTAATTATAATCAACTGTTGCATCGAATAAGCTACTTAATTAGTGCATGTATGTGGACTTGACATCCTACTGATTgaattatatattaataattagCAGTTTAATGTATATGGTTCGTCTCAAATCGAAATATTTTACTATTATCATGTGATGTCTTTATATTCATTGCTTTTTAAAACTGCCTGTCAAGTATCTTTTTTGTCTGAAAAAAGAAATTTATTAAAACTTAAGGAGCcaagttacaaaaaaataaagggATTACAGTTGAAAAATAGACAGGTGACTCCTTAGAACTGAGTCTACTGAAGTAGAATCCAACTCCCTTAGTCGGCAAGCCATCCGCCAAACTTATCGACCTCCCTAAAAACATGCCTTGACATACCGATAATGAAGGTCTCCAAAATGAAAAGGAAATCTCTCATCACATCATCTTGGAAATTCTCAACTCAAACACAATGGTATAATAGATTAATATACACCGATAATTGTCTCGTTAGCAATTCTGATTagaacagggttttactagaaagAAGCTCTGTCACAATAGGATTTCTGATGTATTTCATTGCAGCAAGTAATTACCTAATTTGTACACAACTGCTAGATGTTCCAATTGACATGTTGAACATGCTAAACCCAACGATAGTGGCACCAATGTCCCTTAATGACATGTTATGGAGGTGATCAATGCATAAAACTTTTGGTCCTGGTAGAATATCGTAGTCAACTAGTTTGTTGCTGACTATTTCCTGTAATTCCTTTTATTCTGATATTTCTGAAGAGAGTAACTAATTGCATATGTGACTTTCCATTTCAGTGACTTGTCTTACAACAACCTAACAGGACCAATACCTGATGCTTTAGGAACATTGTCGTCACTCCAAGTCCTGTAAGGATTGCTAACATTCCTGTTATTATAGTAGAAAACTTGGTTGCTCTAATTTGTGGCATTTTCTGCAGAAATTTGACAGGCAACAATCTTAATGGGTCAATTCCTGCTTCTCTGCTGAAAAAATTACAACAAGGAGCACTGACATTTAGGTTTGTTTTCTCTCTAGACCTTATGGTGCTGCAATGATATCCTTGATAATGTTCTCCTACATTGAACTGATCTGTACTAAGGCTGAGCCATAAGGAAAGCTTCAAGTCTAAGAGAAACCTGTTCGATATAGGTTTGCCACCCTTACAGTGACATGTTCCTGGACTTGCATTATAAGTGCACGAGCAACTTCCTTCGAATAATGCATTCAGGTTAGCCTTGagtaatagaaaaataaaatgtttAAGATAGGATTAGTGTCTGGAAATTGAAGCTCAAGGTTCTCACCCTTCCCCTTACTAGATGTTTGCATCAATTGTTTGTGATACTGCTACTACATTTTTTGTAATCTTCTTCACCGGTGTCTAACCTTATAAGACATTAGAACTTTTTTAACATATAATGAACAAGCATTTTCTTAGTATATGGTTGTGTATGCTTAGGTGCaatttgtacattttaaactCACTTTTCGTATGGTGGAGATCCTATATATGCCAAGGACTCTAATTTTGCACTGAGTTAAAGATTGTATACTTAACATGAAAACAAAGATGGAGTTCTGTAATatagaaaagattaaaaaaaaaaggactatGTTGGAGTTTGGGTTGTATATTAGAGCATCATTACTTAGAATTTAAATATCTAACAATTTTGTTAAGTAGTTTGCGGTATGATAGCCTTGATGGACTAACTGTAGTATAAGGGTAGGATTAGGATTGAAGATGAAAGATGTAAGATTCATCTGACTATTACGTTGAACATTGTATGGAGGATCAGATAGACAAATCACAATAAGATTGAGAAAATTGATGGCTTTGAAGTTGGTTATGTACAATTGTACATCGATCTTTGCTTTTTGGCATTGATGGGAGTCTCATGACTTGCCCGCCTTTTAGCAGCATTTGTTATGGGATCTCTATGTTTGTGCAAGAAGGTGAGAAACAAATGAGCTGACTCACTCTAACTACATATACATGAGTCCTGCATGTTGTTATTACATTTTTTACAATTTCCTTAGACTGCATTCTGCTTGGTTTGTCAGACTCCCATTTTTTCTATATATTAAATTCTAATATCAAATTGCATAACTCATTGCTAGCTATGAAGGCAATCCTAATCTTGGTACTGATGGAACTTCAAATGGATCAAAGAAGAAGAGTGGAACACCCATGACTGTGACTTACATTGTGGTTCCTGTGGTGGTGGTTCTACTGCTTGTAGTCATCATATTTGTTGTGTGGAGAGTAAGAAAGTTTCGAGGTAAGTGTTTCTTGATGCAAACCCTTTCTTCTATGTTAGTGCCATTTCACTTTCAACATAGGCATGCCTAGGAAGCTCATACTTAATCCCACTTTCTGTGTTTCACATTAAAGGATCAACACAAGATATCCATGCGAGGCCAATGATTGATAACTTCTCCATACCAGCAACAGTCAATCCAGAGAATCCTTTTCAACATGAGAATCGACAATTTTCATACAAGGAGCTGGAGAAAATAACGAGGAAATTCACAAATGTCCTTGGCAAAGGCGGATTTGGTACTGTCTTCCTAGGCTATTTAGAAGATGGTACTCGAGTTGCAGTCAAGACACGGTCTGAATCATCATCCCAAGGCACCAAAGAGTTTCTAGCCGAGGTAATTAGTTTGACCCAAGTTAGTGATACAGTAGTTGGCTTCAAACTAGCAGTAGCTTTCTTAGATCATTAACATTATGTTGAACCCGGAATGTGGTTTGCATCCTTGAATATACTGTAAAATCACTGGAAACCGAAGCAGTGATTTTCCAGTGAAGATGTAGTGATCAATGCAGGTGATCTCATCTCACAGTAGCAGGTCATAAATCTAGAAATATTTTTGGTTATTTGGTCAAAttcctttctattttttttatgataatgaaCCTATGGATCCTAATTATGCTTTTTCCAACATTTATCTTCTTGTTCGTACATCGTCGAGGGttcatgctcttcttcttcttaaatTCTGCATCTGAGAAATCAGGTTCTTATTACAGGCCCAGAACTTGGCAAAGATACATCATAGGAACCTTGTTTCTTTGGTTGGCTACTGCATGGATGGAGAACACCTGGCGCTTGTCTATGAGTTCATGTCACAAGGAACCCTACAAGATCATCTTAGAGGTTCAGAATCATGCATTTTCTTCCAATTATATCCCAAAAGTAGGATTATTTGTAATTACTACCTGTTTCGATAAATGGTGCAATCTGTTTTGTTTATTTTCCACAATTGTTTTCAATTGACAAAGTAAAAAAGCAAGTTGGCTAAACATTTGCTATCCAGTTCATCATTACTATTTTCAGTGATGTTTGATTTAATTGCCTTTGAATAGATAAAACTCCTGGTGCTACTGCTTTGACCTGGGGACAGCGTCTTCAGATCGCAGTCGAAGCTGCACAAGGTTTGGCACTAATACATACACTAATGCACCCGACCCATCCATAAGGCTTTTTGTCGTTCTCTTTGTTCTACATCCATGGGCTTCAACAATATGCAGGACTGGAGTATTTGCACAAGGGATGCAAACCACCACTAGTCCACAGAGATGTGAAGAGCGCAAACATCCTGTTGAGCGAAAGCCTGGAGGCCAAGATAGCAGATTTTGGGTTGTCAAGGGCTTTCGACAATGCCAACCATACTCATGTATCCACAGCAGTGGTTGGTACCCCCGGGTATCTTGATCCAGAGTAAGTCATGGTTgctccttcctttttctttttcctcgttTCCTACGCAgcttgagattcataaaaaactcCGATACCAAAGCGATGATCGACGTAAATTAATCCACCAGTCCCCTGGCAAATGTTGTTTGATGTCGAAGTCGTATGAGGCTGACAAAAGGATATACTGGAAAACTTATATTCATCCTCTTATCAGAGGTTGATATACAAATCTTTTCAGCTTAGACATGCGGAATACTCTTTTCTTTCCTGGACTTTTGTATCCATAATGAGGTCTTACCATTAATCACATACATAGTGTTGATGGTTTGCCACTTAAATTCTTTGATGCATACTCTTCTTTGTTTGATTTCAATTCTCGTAGCATTTTGTATTTGTAACTGATAGAAACGAAATAGAAAGAAGAATATTGTATTGATGAAGCATTATTAGAGAAGAAGAAGCTTTAacttgaatgcattaacatgtccctctcctatttatacagattaggagggaggatttcctcgtatagttggagaaatcttatctgctatcagtaACAAGATGGAAGCTAATTTGGTTTTGCTTTTGCTCTACTTTAGGTACTCTTCTTCCTACCAACTCAGCGCAAAGAGTGACGTGTATAGTTTCGGGGTGGTTCTCTTCGAGCTGATGACCGGACAACCTCCTGTTGTTGCCACCGGTAACCATGCTACTGGTTTAGCTCAATGGGCACGCCAAAAGCTCAACAACGGgaatattgaggatgtgatcgaCCCAAAGCTGACGAGAGGGTACGATATAAATTCCGTTTGGAAAGCTGCTGATGTAGCACTGAGATGCACAGAGCATGAATCCCGTAGGAGGCCGACCATGGCCGACGTCGTCATGGAGCTGAAGGAGAGCTTTGCATTAGAGAGCGCTTATTACAGGTCCGAGTTCCCATCCACAACAAGCAACTGGAATCCACACACACAAACTGCATCTGAAAGAAGCCAGACCTCTGCGTTTGAAGTAGAACAGTTCCCAAGGTTCACTCCATCAGCAAGGTGATGAGTGGTTTGTGATCACTAAAAGTCGAGGTTTGATCCTTTCAATGTCTCTCCAATAATATGATCTTTGAAGACTGGTATCTGCTTTCTGGAACCATATTTTAGATTGGGATTCATTCCACCATTCTCTCTATTAGAGTTCACCAAGTTGGACAGAGATAATGCTTGTCCTAtaggatttaaatttaaatgtgaTCTCATGAGTTTGTATTGGTAAGCTTTAATATCTCTAATTATGTTTAGAATAAATTTAAATGCTGACTTTCCAACTTTAAATGCTGAAATGATGGTTTGGTAGTCGGTAGGAGACACTGCTACTTTGACTTATTATGATGTTTTGATGGAGGAAAAAAAGGTGTGCTATTTATCAACACTTCTGTTTTCTAGGGTGATTTGATGTTTCATGTCATGTCCATTCATTGAATGATGTCCAACCAATTTGCAACGTCCACTTGGAGCGATTGAATCCCAtctaccaaaatcattttcaacagtGATGTGGCCTCAATTTCTCATCATCTATTTAGTCTTCGGACTGAGTCGTAGATTCTAATATTTCAGTGACTTTGAGAGATAAAGACAGGCGAAGGA
This DNA window, taken from Musa acuminata AAA Group cultivar baxijiao chromosome BXJ3-7, Cavendish_Baxijiao_AAA, whole genome shotgun sequence, encodes the following:
- the LOC135643113 gene encoding senescence-induced receptor-like serine/threonine-protein kinase; the encoded protein is MAPWFFLLLEIAVLVTVHGQDSRDFISIDCGITSNTNYTHGKTDILYVSDDQFTDTGINHQVASNYVSSSLDELLLTVRSFPNASRSCYVLKPVIQYRKYIVRATFMYGNYDGLNRANAVKPLLFDLYMDVNFWQTVNVSDPTSIYEVEAVAVALADSVSVCLVDTGSGTPFISALELRPLVDVMYPSANTSQSLVLNYRLNIGPSTNSSALRYPDDPYDRIWRPWTSPDAWMEISTTETISNSEKDLFQPPTAVMQTAATPSGNSSKMEFYWTFADAQVPNNEFYVNLFFTEFERNTSRLFNVYLNDVLLKNYTPPYGSVGYLYSTRPLDQASEYHWALNSTGLSTLPPILNAIEVFTAMHLTRAATASGDADAINAIKEQYQVKRSWMGDPCAPEQFPWDGLNCSYGTDSSRIIAINLSSSALTGVISSSFAKLTEIKYLDLSYNNLTGPIPDALGTLSSLQVLNLTGNNLNGSIPASLLKKLQQGALTFSYEGNPNLGTDGTSNGSKKKSGTPMTVTYIVVPVVVVLLLVVIIFVVWRVRKFRGSTQDIHARPMIDNFSIPATVNPENPFQHENRQFSYKELEKITRKFTNVLGKGGFGTVFLGYLEDGTRVAVKTRSESSSQGTKEFLAEAQNLAKIHHRNLVSLVGYCMDGEHLALVYEFMSQGTLQDHLRDKTPGATALTWGQRLQIAVEAAQGLEYLHKGCKPPLVHRDVKSANILLSESLEAKIADFGLSRAFDNANHTHVSTAVVGTPGYLDPEYSSSYQLSAKSDVYSFGVVLFELMTGQPPVVATGNHATGLAQWARQKLNNGNIEDVIDPKLTRGYDINSVWKAADVALRCTEHESRRRPTMADVVMELKESFALESAYYRSEFPSTTSNWNPHTQTASERSQTSAFEVEQFPRFTPSAR